The proteins below come from a single Gimesia alba genomic window:
- a CDS encoding helix-turn-helix domain-containing protein, which yields MNEFLTPKQVARAIQASESSVKRWCDKGIIPTIYTAGGHRRIALSDLIEFLRSSKHELVRPEVLGLPATTGQTIRVIDRAAVQITEALLLGDEEQCRQIVLDLYLAEHSISSICDLVFAKAFATIGNRWQCGDAEVYQERRGCELALRVLHELRTLIPSPPADAPLAIGGAAEGDQYTMATTMVELVLRDIKWNAVSLGANLPFATLAAAIKEHRPKMFWLSVSHVPDETEFIRAYSELYDEFGLDVAFVVGGRALHESIRQQIQYAAFCDNIRHLEAFAQTLLSATGKQSAT from the coding sequence ATGAACGAGTTTCTCACTCCCAAACAAGTTGCCCGTGCGATCCAGGCCAGTGAGTCGTCCGTCAAACGCTGGTGCGACAAAGGCATTATCCCCACCATTTATACCGCGGGGGGACACCGCCGCATCGCGCTCTCAGATCTCATTGAGTTCCTCAGATCGAGCAAACACGAACTCGTCCGCCCGGAAGTCTTAGGGCTCCCGGCGACAACCGGTCAGACGATCCGCGTCATCGACCGGGCTGCTGTGCAGATCACGGAAGCCCTTCTGCTGGGTGATGAAGAACAATGCCGTCAAATTGTATTGGACCTGTATCTAGCCGAGCACAGTATCAGTTCAATCTGCGACCTGGTCTTTGCAAAAGCGTTCGCCACAATTGGGAATCGCTGGCAGTGCGGTGATGCCGAGGTCTACCAGGAACGCCGCGGATGCGAACTGGCCTTGCGGGTCCTGCACGAATTACGCACTCTGATCCCCTCGCCTCCTGCTGATGCACCACTGGCAATCGGTGGCGCCGCTGAGGGAGATCAATACACCATGGCAACAACGATGGTCGAACTGGTGCTGCGTGATATCAAATGGAACGCCGTTTCACTGGGCGCGAATCTGCCCTTCGCAACGCTGGCCGCGGCCATTAAAGAACACCGCCCTAAGATGTTCTGGCTCAGTGTCAGTCATGTCCCTGATGAAACAGAATTCATTCGCGCGTATTCAGAACTCTATGATGAATTCGGATTGGACGTCGCCTTCGTGGTCGGCGGACGCGCGCTGCACGAATCAATTCGACAACAGATCCAATATGCCGCCTTCTGCGATAATATCCGACACCTGGAAGCGTTCGCACAAACACTGCTGAGTGCCACCGGAAAACAATCGGCGACCTAA
- a CDS encoding sigma-70 family RNA polymerase sigma factor — protein MIACSCLLEAQQEKATRRRAERLLQTEIDFISNPSFKNWDVEGEIEFQLGSGSSSREMKHSSPLLKNPRQLPAHLARLCEGDVLSADEEQALFRRMNYLKYKANVLRSQLNPETCSDQDLDTIELLLDEALRVRNQIFRSNMRLVVSIIKKCVTPHVTFDDLLSDGIWTLMKAVDKFDYDRGFRFSTYAYRAITNYAYRKIADQRKEHSRFTQAKQEQPLEEVTEEKRPEMDEQTWLELSELLEQKIESLDQREQLIVRARYALGRDSKVQTFQKLADQLGVSKERVRQLEQRAVAKLRKMAEETRLDQIHELVG, from the coding sequence ATGATAGCATGTTCATGTTTACTTGAGGCACAGCAGGAAAAAGCGACCAGACGTCGTGCTGAGCGGTTGTTACAGACTGAGATCGATTTCATTTCGAACCCTTCATTCAAGAATTGGGACGTTGAGGGCGAAATTGAGTTTCAGCTTGGATCGGGCAGTTCATCCAGGGAGATGAAGCACAGCTCCCCATTGCTGAAGAATCCACGTCAGTTGCCAGCCCATCTGGCGCGGCTGTGTGAAGGTGACGTGCTTAGCGCTGATGAGGAACAGGCTCTGTTCCGCCGCATGAATTATCTCAAGTACAAAGCCAATGTTTTGCGTTCTCAGTTGAATCCGGAAACCTGCAGCGATCAGGATCTCGATACGATCGAGCTGTTATTAGACGAAGCACTCCGAGTTCGGAATCAGATCTTTCGCAGTAATATGCGACTGGTTGTCTCGATCATCAAAAAATGTGTCACACCGCATGTCACTTTTGATGATTTGCTCAGCGATGGCATCTGGACCCTGATGAAAGCGGTTGACAAATTTGATTATGACAGGGGCTTTCGATTCAGTACCTATGCTTACCGTGCGATTACGAACTATGCCTATCGCAAAATTGCCGACCAGAGAAAAGAACATTCGCGATTCACACAAGCGAAACAAGAACAGCCACTAGAAGAAGTCACCGAGGAAAAGCGTCCTGAGATGGACGAACAAACCTGGCTGGAATTGTCTGAGTTGCTCGAACAGAAGATTGAAAGTTTGGATCAGCGCGAGCAACTGATCGTTCGCGCTCGCTATGCCTTGGGAAGGGACTCGAAAGTGCAAACGTTCCAGAAACTGGCAGATCAGTTGGGAGTCTCTAAAGAACGGGTGCGACAGTTAGAACAGCGCGCCGTGGCAAAACTGCGCAAGATGGCTGAGGAAACAAGGCTGGATCAGATCCATGAGCTGGTTGGTTGA
- a CDS encoding thiol-disulfide oxidoreductase DCC family protein has translation MNQQIELEVFFDGACPLCRKEISMIRRLDRRHRILFTDISEPEFDIKIYGKSMDQLMEEIHARLPDGTWVTGVEVFRRLYSAIGCRWLVLPTRLPGISHFLDLTYRVFAKNRLKLTGRCHSNGACEMSPQSKEVRT, from the coding sequence ATGAATCAACAGATTGAACTGGAAGTGTTTTTCGATGGTGCATGCCCTTTGTGCAGAAAGGAAATCAGCATGATTCGTCGTCTGGATCGTCGGCACAGAATTTTATTCACCGACATATCCGAACCAGAATTCGATATCAAGATCTACGGCAAAAGCATGGATCAACTGATGGAGGAAATTCATGCACGTCTGCCAGATGGAACCTGGGTGACCGGGGTTGAAGTGTTTCGCAGACTTTATTCAGCCATTGGTTGCCGGTGGCTGGTTTTGCCGACTCGGTTGCCTGGGATCTCTCACTTTCTCGATCTGACTTATCGCGTCTTCGCGAAAAATAGACTCAAATTAACGGGCCGTTGTCATAGCAATGGTGCTTGCGAGATGTCTCCTCAGTCAAAAGAGGTGCGGACATGA
- a CDS encoding NAD(P)/FAD-dependent oxidoreductase: protein MKIAIIGGGISGLTAAYSLHQQHEITLFEANHYVGGHTNTIDVDLDGEQHAVDTGFIVFNYQTYPNFTRILNELGVVSQPTAMSFSMKCDRTGLEYRGADLNGFFAQRRNLISPRFYRLLRDILRFNRESLEILESNDEEQTVGDYLARHRYSRAFIDQYFLPMGSAIWSCPLGTFAQFPIRFIVEFYQNHGILAIRDRPEWRVICGGSKTYVKAITAGFRESIRVETPITSVTRHEDYVELTPRGSAPDRFDHVIFACHSDQALRILGTEANSVERELLASFPYESNVAQLHTDTTVLPQSQRAWACWNYFMPRGSNQKATVTYNMNQLQSIQSKNTFCVTLNGEDRVDPDKVIRSIKYAHPIFTTGRAAAQRRHSEVINQRRTSFCGAYWGNGFHEDGVSSALAVCKALGGTGETWKVGSTKVGSDTDDSCRLSTASSTESS, encoded by the coding sequence ATGAAAATCGCCATCATCGGCGGCGGCATCTCAGGATTGACTGCCGCTTATTCTCTGCATCAACAACACGAGATCACACTGTTCGAAGCCAATCACTATGTTGGCGGGCATACGAATACGATTGATGTCGATCTGGACGGTGAACAGCACGCCGTCGATACGGGATTTATTGTCTTCAATTATCAGACGTATCCGAATTTCACACGGATTTTGAATGAACTCGGCGTGGTATCACAGCCGACCGCGATGAGTTTCAGTATGAAGTGTGATCGAACGGGCCTCGAATATCGCGGCGCCGATCTGAACGGCTTCTTTGCCCAGCGGCGCAATCTGATCAGCCCACGATTTTATCGGCTGCTGCGTGATATTCTACGGTTCAACCGCGAGTCGCTGGAGATTTTGGAATCGAACGATGAAGAACAGACGGTGGGCGACTATCTGGCACGACATCGCTACTCGCGGGCCTTTATTGACCAGTATTTCTTGCCGATGGGATCGGCGATCTGGTCTTGTCCGTTGGGAACGTTTGCGCAATTTCCGATTCGCTTTATTGTAGAGTTTTATCAGAATCATGGCATTCTGGCGATTCGGGATCGGCCTGAGTGGAGAGTGATTTGTGGCGGATCGAAGACGTACGTCAAAGCGATCACTGCCGGCTTTCGGGAATCGATTCGTGTTGAGACCCCGATTACCTCAGTCACACGCCATGAGGATTACGTTGAACTTACGCCGCGCGGCAGTGCGCCAGATCGATTCGATCATGTGATTTTCGCCTGCCACAGCGATCAGGCGCTCCGAATTCTGGGGACGGAAGCAAATTCGGTCGAGCGGGAACTGCTTGCGTCGTTCCCTTATGAATCGAATGTGGCGCAATTACATACCGACACAACGGTGCTTCCCCAGAGTCAACGTGCCTGGGCCTGCTGGAATTATTTCATGCCCCGTGGCAGTAATCAAAAAGCAACTGTCACGTACAACATGAATCAGCTGCAGAGCATCCAGTCGAAAAATACCTTCTGTGTGACGCTGAATGGTGAGGATCGTGTTGATCCCGACAAAGTGATTCGCAGCATCAAATATGCACATCCGATTTTTACGACCGGACGTGCCGCCGCTCAACGACGTCACTCGGAAGTGATCAATCAACGGCGGACTTCGTTTTGCGGTGCGTATTGGGGAAATGGCTTTCATGAAGATGGCGTGAGTAGTGCATTGGCCGTTTGCAAGGCATTAGGGGGGACTGGTGAAACATGGAAAGTGGGATCTACGAAGGTTGGGTCAGACACAGACGATTCATGCCGGTTGAGCACAGCTTCCTCAACCGAATCTTCCTGA
- a CDS encoding DUF1365 domain-containing protein, which yields MPVEHSFLNRIFLMYLDLNELESLFERRWCWSTRRIALAQFRRKDHLGDPQKSLLEAVRDLVVEQGFPRPEGAIRLLTHLRYFGFMMNPVSFYFCFDRNNERVETIVAEVNNTPWGEQHCYVIGRNQFMGEGEKHSTQKEFHVSPFMPMDLEYFWRFSEPGRALTIQIENQRQAETVLSVTMQLKRREITTASLMRCLMRYPLMTWYVIAAIYWQALRLWIKRVPFYPHPGLIESSDESTSSRTH from the coding sequence ATGCCGGTTGAGCACAGCTTCCTCAACCGAATCTTCCTGATGTATCTCGATCTGAACGAACTGGAGAGCCTGTTTGAAAGACGTTGGTGCTGGTCCACGCGCAGGATTGCTCTGGCGCAATTTCGACGCAAAGACCATCTGGGCGATCCTCAAAAATCGTTATTGGAAGCAGTCAGAGATCTGGTCGTGGAGCAGGGTTTTCCCCGACCGGAAGGGGCGATCCGGTTGCTGACTCATTTACGGTATTTTGGCTTCATGATGAATCCGGTTTCATTTTACTTTTGCTTTGATCGAAACAATGAACGTGTCGAAACCATCGTGGCTGAAGTGAATAACACGCCCTGGGGTGAGCAGCACTGTTATGTGATAGGAAGAAATCAGTTCATGGGCGAAGGAGAGAAACATTCAACGCAAAAGGAGTTTCACGTTTCGCCTTTTATGCCGATGGATCTGGAATATTTCTGGCGGTTTTCTGAACCCGGTCGGGCGTTGACTATCCAAATTGAGAATCAGCGGCAGGCGGAAACCGTTTTGAGTGTGACGATGCAACTGAAGCGACGCGAAATCACAACCGCCAGTCTGATGCGCTGTTTAATGCGATATCCGCTGATGACCTGGTACGTTATTGCAGCGATTTACTGGCAGGCACTGCGATTGTGGATCAAACGCGTTCCCTTTTATCCGCATCCCGGCCTGATTGAATCTTCTGACGAAAGTACAAGTTCGAGGACACACTGA
- a CDS encoding SAM-dependent methyltransferase: MALEIQSDLRNREQNLQPGMINSVCRKLLYQRLQRLVRGQVILHDGTERFTFGEADADLRAEVIVQHPRFYRRAVLGGGLGIAQSLIDGDWSADDLTSLVRIFIRNLEVADQFERGFAWFRQKAARAGHWLRRNTRIGAARNIHAHYDLGNDFYRLFLDETMCYSSGVFEEESATMQDASLAKLDRVCRSLNLQPGDHLLEIGTGWGGLAIYAAELYGCQVTTTTISREQYDLAVERVHAAGLSDQITVLLSDYRDLEGEYDKLVSIEMIEAVGAEYFETYFEKCSQLLRDDGMMFLQSIVIKDQRFEEYLRSVDFIRRYIFPGGCLPSVAAILQSTTRATDLRLLQLDDIAPHYAQTLRCWRQQFQNQLERVRELGYSESFIRMWNYYFSYCEAAFEERQCNTVQMLFAKPECRFDPVKKQAVERFVSQEQEVLA, from the coding sequence ATGGCACTTGAGATACAGAGCGATTTGAGGAACAGGGAGCAAAACTTACAGCCCGGAATGATCAACTCCGTTTGCCGCAAGTTGCTGTATCAGCGATTACAACGACTGGTTCGGGGGCAGGTGATTTTGCATGACGGCACTGAGCGGTTCACTTTTGGTGAAGCCGATGCCGACTTGCGTGCTGAAGTGATCGTGCAGCATCCACGGTTTTATCGTCGCGCCGTGCTGGGGGGCGGTCTGGGGATTGCTCAGTCTTTGATAGACGGAGACTGGTCCGCCGATGATTTGACTTCACTGGTCCGGATTTTTATTCGGAATCTGGAAGTTGCTGATCAATTTGAACGCGGTTTTGCCTGGTTTCGGCAGAAGGCGGCCAGAGCCGGTCACTGGCTGCGGCGTAATACGCGCATAGGGGCTGCCCGCAATATTCATGCGCACTATGATCTGGGGAACGATTTCTATCGGTTATTCCTTGATGAGACGATGTGCTATTCCAGCGGCGTGTTTGAAGAGGAATCCGCGACTATGCAGGACGCCTCGCTGGCCAAACTGGACCGGGTCTGCCGCAGTTTAAATCTGCAGCCCGGCGATCATTTACTCGAGATCGGTACGGGCTGGGGCGGACTGGCAATTTATGCGGCAGAGCTTTATGGCTGCCAAGTCACGACGACGACCATTTCGCGAGAGCAATATGATCTGGCTGTGGAACGCGTTCATGCAGCAGGGCTTTCCGATCAGATTACGGTGCTGCTTTCGGACTATCGTGACCTGGAAGGAGAGTATGACAAGCTGGTTTCGATCGAAATGATTGAAGCCGTTGGTGCTGAGTATTTTGAAACGTATTTCGAAAAATGCAGTCAGTTGTTGCGCGATGATGGGATGATGTTTCTGCAGAGTATCGTGATCAAAGATCAGCGGTTTGAAGAATATCTCCGCAGTGTGGATTTCATTCGACGCTATATTTTTCCCGGCGGTTGTCTGCCGTCCGTAGCCGCCATTCTGCAGTCGACGACCCGAGCGACCGACTTGAGACTACTGCAGTTGGATGACATCGCCCCGCATTATGCCCAGACATTACGTTGCTGGCGTCAGCAGTTTCAAAATCAACTGGAACGGGTTCGCGAATTGGGCTATTCCGAATCGTTTATTCGCATGTGGAACTACTATTTCAGCTACTGCGAGGCGGCCTTTGAAGAGCGTCAATGCAATACGGTTCAGATGCTGTTTGCCAAGCCGGAGTGCCGTTTTGATCCCGTCAAAAAGCAGGCTGTTGAACGATTTGTCTCCCAGGAACAGGAGGTGCTGGCGTGA
- a CDS encoding DUF1295 domain-containing protein, producing the protein MNPWLMVGLGWIVMAFVMALLWLLQRKTGDAGIVDVAWGMGVGLLTLFFVWGSLDGDLARRIVLAVLGLAWALRLSGYIFWRVLTMPEDGRYQTLKEKWGTAAQSRLFWFYQFQAIGSLLFALPMLIAAQGTAPLGAFDFLGMGIWIVAIVGELMADRQLARFRAKTENKGHVCQEGLWNYSRHPNYFFEWLHWWSYVGLAVAAPWGWLTILGPLLMLHFILNVTGIPPTEAQALKSRGDAYREYQRTTNAFFPWPPETKQVTV; encoded by the coding sequence GTGAACCCCTGGTTGATGGTAGGCCTTGGTTGGATTGTTATGGCATTTGTCATGGCGCTGCTCTGGCTGTTACAGCGGAAGACGGGAGACGCCGGCATTGTGGATGTGGCCTGGGGCATGGGCGTGGGGTTACTGACCCTGTTTTTTGTCTGGGGCAGTCTTGATGGTGACTTGGCACGACGGATTGTGCTGGCGGTGCTGGGGCTGGCCTGGGCTCTCCGTTTGAGCGGCTACATCTTTTGGCGCGTGTTAACCATGCCGGAAGACGGTCGCTATCAGACTCTGAAAGAGAAATGGGGCACCGCCGCACAATCGAGACTATTCTGGTTTTATCAGTTTCAGGCCATCGGCAGCCTGTTGTTCGCGCTGCCGATGCTGATCGCCGCACAGGGGACTGCTCCACTGGGAGCGTTTGATTTTCTGGGGATGGGGATCTGGATCGTTGCGATCGTGGGGGAACTGATGGCTGACCGGCAACTCGCCCGGTTTCGAGCCAAAACAGAAAATAAGGGACACGTTTGTCAGGAGGGGCTGTGGAACTACTCCCGGCATCCGAATTACTTTTTTGAGTGGTTGCACTGGTGGTCTTATGTTGGACTGGCGGTGGCGGCTCCCTGGGGCTGGCTCACGATTTTGGGGCCATTACTGATGTTGCACTTCATTCTGAATGTGACAGGGATTCCTCCCACTGAAGCGCAGGCTTTGAAAAGTCGGGGGGATGCCTATCGAGAGTATCAGCGAACCACGAATGCATTTTTTCCCTGGCCTCCTGAAACGAAACAGGTGACAGTATGA
- a CDS encoding SAM-dependent methyltransferase translates to MKSDLMMNAAIELVERGWIPDGITRQAIRRLCSKRLATLDAGSDQANRKNMQTFIEAAKASPIALVPEKANEQHYEVPAEFYQLVLGGRRKYSCCYWPEDISTLDDAEAAALRETCQHAQLEDGMQVLELGCGWGSLSLWILENYPHCRVTAVSNSQSQRAAIEQQATKRGVSSRLTVMTADMNDFATSQKFDRVMSVEMFEHMRNYQRLLNRIANWLTDDGKLFVHIFCHRQFVYEFSDQSADDWMARHFFTGGIMPGDDYLAQFNEHMQVVQHWRWDGRHYQHTSEAWLANLDQRRDQILPILAQTYGEQQAKRWLIRWRLFFLAVAELFGYRNGSEWYVSHYLLEPVPSQSSDSNAKSLQTPRDKYSAV, encoded by the coding sequence ATGAAATCAGATTTGATGATGAATGCCGCGATTGAATTGGTTGAGCGAGGCTGGATTCCCGATGGGATTACAAGGCAAGCGATTCGCAGACTGTGCAGCAAACGTCTGGCGACTCTGGATGCCGGCAGCGATCAAGCCAACAGAAAGAACATGCAAACCTTTATCGAAGCGGCGAAAGCGAGTCCGATTGCCCTGGTGCCGGAAAAGGCGAACGAACAGCATTATGAAGTGCCTGCGGAGTTTTACCAGTTGGTATTAGGGGGCCGTCGTAAATACAGTTGTTGCTATTGGCCGGAAGATATCTCTACGCTTGACGATGCAGAAGCAGCGGCACTGCGCGAGACTTGTCAGCATGCGCAGCTCGAAGACGGAATGCAGGTGCTGGAACTGGGCTGTGGCTGGGGATCGTTGTCGCTCTGGATTCTGGAGAATTATCCCCATTGTCGTGTGACAGCGGTTTCGAATTCTCAATCGCAACGCGCAGCTATCGAGCAACAGGCAACTAAGCGGGGAGTTTCAAGCCGGCTCACCGTGATGACCGCTGATATGAATGACTTTGCGACGTCACAGAAATTTGATCGTGTGATGTCGGTGGAAATGTTTGAGCATATGCGGAACTATCAACGTCTGCTCAACCGCATCGCCAACTGGCTGACCGACGATGGGAAATTATTCGTCCACATTTTCTGTCATCGTCAGTTTGTCTATGAATTCAGTGATCAAAGTGCCGATGACTGGATGGCCCGCCACTTCTTCACCGGCGGCATTATGCCCGGCGACGATTATCTGGCACAGTTCAACGAGCACATGCAGGTAGTGCAACACTGGCGTTGGGATGGTCGGCATTACCAGCATACTTCCGAAGCCTGGCTGGCAAACCTTGATCAGAGACGAGACCAGATTCTACCGATTCTCGCCCAGACTTACGGCGAACAGCAGGCAAAGCGCTGGCTGATCCGCTGGCGGCTGTTTTTTCTGGCGGTTGCGGAACTGTTTGGTTATCGGAATGGCTCGGAATGGTATGTCTCCCATTACCTGCTGGAGCCGGTCCCTTCCCAAAGCTCAGACAGCAACGCAAAATCGCTGCAAACACCGCGTGACAAGTATTCCGCGGTTTGA
- a CDS encoding DUF1592 domain-containing protein has protein sequence MTSTLKHFISGNRILVCLLLFLSVSLGSLPAATPRVSRDLQVLYTFDAGKGDVVRDRSGVGQPLDLKIEKPAAVHWKKGALVVRKSTKISSTIPARKIINSIKRANGLTVEAWLKPANDRQKGPARIISLSGNPSKRNLTLGQEGKQYDVRLRTTSTSVNGNPSTATPDKFVKTVLTHVVYTRDAGGTARIYINGQQQAKQKVFGKLRNWDKDFGLILANEKTGDRPWLGELHLVALFSRALTDGEVKQNFRAGATSKVDSAQTKAALAAAQARYEFETQVAPLLARNCLDCHDSAAKKGRLDLSRKAAAFAGGESGKAIVPGKTGDSLLWEQIKSGAMPPEGEPLTNQEKNILKQWIDKGAVWSVELIDPAVYVYEGRAGAVWLQRLTIPEYIETVRSAVGVDIAQEAHALLPPDLRADGFSNTAYNLNVDLKHVEIYARLAEIIVDRMDVMKFASRFSKSRKLSTDDTMRKFIADMGKWILRGPLDDREVTTYSGIATTVASAGGDYQEAVRLTIEAMLQSPRFIYRIENQRGDGSAWPVDEYELASRMSYIIWGGPPDRELMRAADAGELHDRGLIEKQARRMLQDPRAVNRSLQFLSEWLNLDRLDNLRPDRKKFPNWNEALAADMREETQAFFKEIIWEQNRPLADLLNAQLTFATPDLAAHYGLKPKGPGLKRYDLSSIPARGGLLTQGSVLTVGGDEASMVTRGLFVMQGVLRGVVKDPPPGLDITPVPSKPGLSQRRIAEQRLANESCSGCHIRFEPLAFGLEKFDGLGAFHEKDEHGNQLREDGEILFPGAAKPVAYQTSAALMNLLAESPRVQKSITWKVTQFALGRPLVAADARILDQIHQATQKNGGTYASLMTAIVLSDLVLKTKTEPHSSEK, from the coding sequence ATGACCTCGACACTGAAACATTTTATCAGCGGGAATCGTATTCTTGTCTGTTTGCTGCTGTTCTTATCTGTGTCTCTTGGTTCTCTTCCCGCTGCGACTCCCCGCGTTTCCCGTGATCTGCAGGTCTTGTACACATTTGATGCTGGAAAGGGAGACGTGGTCCGCGATCGTTCTGGTGTCGGGCAGCCGCTCGATTTGAAAATTGAGAAGCCAGCCGCCGTGCATTGGAAGAAGGGAGCACTGGTCGTTCGGAAGTCCACAAAAATCAGTTCGACGATACCAGCCAGGAAAATTATTAACTCGATCAAACGGGCGAATGGCTTGACCGTTGAAGCATGGCTCAAGCCTGCGAACGATCGACAGAAAGGTCCAGCTCGGATCATTTCTCTTTCCGGAAATCCCAGTAAAAGAAATCTGACACTGGGACAGGAAGGGAAACAGTATGACGTACGATTACGCACGACTTCGACCAGTGTGAATGGAAATCCTTCCACCGCGACACCAGACAAATTTGTGAAAACCGTGTTGACGCATGTCGTTTATACCCGTGATGCGGGAGGGACTGCCCGGATTTATATCAATGGGCAGCAACAGGCTAAGCAGAAGGTCTTCGGCAAACTCAGAAACTGGGACAAAGATTTTGGTCTGATCCTGGCAAATGAAAAGACGGGAGATCGTCCCTGGTTGGGTGAATTGCATCTGGTGGCGCTTTTCAGTCGGGCCTTAACCGACGGTGAAGTGAAACAGAATTTCCGGGCGGGAGCGACATCAAAGGTGGACAGCGCACAAACCAAAGCAGCGCTTGCCGCGGCACAGGCACGGTATGAGTTTGAAACGCAGGTCGCTCCGTTACTCGCACGGAACTGCCTGGATTGTCACGATTCGGCAGCGAAGAAAGGTCGGCTCGATTTATCACGTAAGGCGGCCGCCTTTGCGGGGGGAGAAAGCGGAAAAGCAATTGTCCCCGGAAAAACCGGGGACAGCCTGTTGTGGGAACAGATCAAATCCGGGGCGATGCCTCCGGAGGGAGAGCCGCTGACGAATCAGGAGAAAAACATACTCAAACAGTGGATTGACAAGGGGGCGGTCTGGTCGGTCGAACTGATTGATCCGGCCGTTTATGTGTATGAGGGCCGCGCGGGGGCAGTCTGGTTACAGCGACTGACGATTCCCGAGTATATCGAAACTGTCCGAAGTGCGGTCGGCGTAGATATTGCTCAGGAAGCCCATGCGCTGTTACCTCCTGACTTGCGGGCCGATGGCTTCAGCAATACGGCTTATAATCTCAATGTGGATCTCAAACATGTGGAGATCTATGCCCGCCTCGCCGAGATCATAGTAGATCGAATGGATGTGATGAAGTTTGCGTCGCGCTTTTCGAAAAGCCGGAAACTTTCCACCGATGATACGATGCGAAAGTTCATCGCCGACATGGGGAAATGGATTTTGCGCGGGCCGCTCGATGATCGTGAGGTGACGACATATAGCGGCATTGCAACAACGGTGGCCAGTGCAGGTGGCGATTACCAGGAAGCAGTCCGTCTGACAATTGAAGCGATGTTGCAGTCGCCCCGGTTCATTTACCGGATCGAAAATCAACGCGGCGATGGCAGTGCCTGGCCCGTGGATGAGTACGAGCTCGCATCTCGCATGAGCTATATCATCTGGGGCGGACCACCGGACCGGGAACTGATGCGGGCGGCCGACGCGGGCGAACTGCACGACCGCGGCCTGATTGAAAAACAGGCACGCCGGATGTTACAGGACCCGCGGGCCGTGAATCGTTCTTTGCAGTTTCTTTCGGAATGGTTGAATCTGGATCGGCTGGACAATCTTCGTCCTGATCGTAAGAAGTTTCCGAACTGGAACGAAGCACTTGCAGCCGACATGCGCGAAGAAACACAGGCCTTTTTCAAAGAGATCATCTGGGAGCAGAACCGGCCACTGGCAGATCTGTTGAACGCCCAGCTGACTTTTGCCACGCCTGATCTCGCAGCCCACTATGGTCTCAAGCCGAAAGGTCCCGGACTCAAACGCTATGATCTGTCTTCCATTCCGGCAAGGGGAGGCTTGCTCACACAGGGAAGCGTGCTGACGGTAGGAGGAGACGAAGCGTCTATGGTCACGCGAGGTTTGTTTGTGATGCAGGGAGTCCTGCGTGGTGTTGTGAAAGATCCGCCGCCCGGTCTTGACATCACGCCTGTGCCTTCGAAGCCGGGATTGTCCCAACGTCGGATTGCAGAACAGCGGCTGGCAAATGAATCCTGCAGTGGTTGCCATATCCGATTTGAGCCGCTGGCATTCGGTCTGGAGAAGTTCGACGGCCTGGGAGCCTTTCATGAAAAAGACGAACATGGCAATCAATTACGTGAGGATGGAGAAATATTGTTTCCCGGCGCGGCAAAACCGGTTGCTTATCAGACAAGTGCTGCGTTGATGAATCTGCTGGCAGAGAGTCCGCGGGTTCAGAAATCGATTACCTGGAAAGTCACGCAATTTGCATTAGGTCGGCCCCTGGTTGCGGCAGACGCGCGGATACTGGATCAGATTCATCAAGCCACCCAGAAAAATGGGGGCACCTATGCCAGTTTGATGACCGCGATTGTATTGAGTGATCTGGTGCTGAAGACAAAAACGGAACCCCATTCATCGGAGAAGTGA